CGTGCAGGGGCTGGTCATGTCCGGCATTGGCGAGATACGCGCTCATGGGCCGGTCGATTCGGCGGCGGTCGAGCACAGGCTCCAGGGGGGGCTCCCGGAAGCGCATGGCCACGCGCATGCGTCGACCAGTTCCGTGAAGTCAGGCAGCTGTGGCTCGGCGAGGACTGACGTTACCACCATCAGCAGTAAAGCCAAGCTCATCAGCCAGGCGTGCGAGTAAGGCTTGGGTATCACAATGGGCTCCTTCTGGGGGCATGGAACATGGTAGCCAATTTGGTGCAGCGCCCACTATGCAAAGTTCCACACGCCTAATCCCAGCTCACTCTTCAACAGAGTTCGGGCTTGAAGCTTGAGTCGCTATAGGTTTTATATTGCTGGGTCATCACGTGACACCACAAGGATAACGCATGGGACATCATCACGATCATCCCCACATTGATCCCACCTCTGGTGATCGTCGGGTGAGCATCGCCATCTGGGCCAACGGGATATTGACCATTGCCCAGATCGTTGGGGGTATCCTGGCGGGAAGCCTCTCGCTGATCGCGGATGCGCTGCATAATTTTTCCGACATGGCTGCGCTTGTCATTGCGTTTGCTGCCCGCAAGATCGCGAGACGACCGCCAGACTCACAGATGACGTTTGGCTATGGCCGAATCGAGGTTGTCGCAGCGCTGATCAACTACACCACCCTCATTATCGTTGGCATTTATCTAATTTATGAAGGCGCCATGCGCATGATCGACCCGCCAGAGATTAAGGGCTGGATAGTCGTAATCACCGGTATTGTCGCTCTTCTTGTCGATGCGCTAACGGCCTTGCTCACCTGGTCGATGCAAAAACATAGCGTCAATATCCGCGCCCTCTTCCTGCACAACCTGTCGGATGCCTTTGCGTCCATCGCCGTGATCATCGGGGGCTCACTGATTCTGCTGTATGATATGCGCTGGGTAGACCCTGCGATTACGATCGGCATTGCGCTCTATATTCTTTATCTCGCCTTTACTGAGATAGGCGGCCCTGTCCGGACACTGATGTTGGGCTCGCCACCCGATATCGATGGTCAATCAGTCATTGAAGCCCTGCGTGACGTCCAAGGGGTTGAGGATGTGCATCATGTTCACCTATGGCAAATGCAGGAGAACACCGCCGCGCTTGACTGCCACGTGGTTATCACGGAAGCCGGATGGCGCCAGCTCGAGGCGATCAAGGTAAATATCAAAGCTCAGCTGAAAGCGCGCTTTGGCATTGGCCACTCCAGTTTGGAATTTGAGCATATTGATCACGCTCATCAGGATGCCAACCTTTTTGGGCATGAGTAACACGCCATATTTGCTTGCTCAGGCACCCATCAGCGGCTGAGCTCCACTCAGCAGCATCCTGAGCTTGCTTTAAACCCAACTCTTTGAAATTGAGAGAAAGAATGTACAAAAAAGCGACTTTTATCCTGGTCGGAGCGTTGATGCTGACGGCCATCATCGTGATCGTGTCGAGGCCCTCGCTGTTGGGCATGGGCGCCGAGACGGCCAGCCGAGAGGGGGCACAGGCCGAGAATTCGCTGGTGCGTGCACACTCGCCGGTCCTGGGGCCGGAAGAGGCACCTGTGACGATCGTGGAGTTCTTCGACCCGGCCTGTGAGGCCTGCCGCGCCTTCTACCCGCTGACCAAACGCATCCTGGAAGAGTACCCCGAGAAGGTGCGGCTGGTGGTGCGCTACACCCCCTTCCATGGAGACGTATCCGAAACCGCCATTCGCGTGCTGGAGGTCGCCAGGCGTCAGGATGCCTTCCAACCGGTGCTGGAGGCGCTGCTGGCTCGCCAGAGCCAGTGGGCGGCTCATGGCAGTGTCGATGAGGAAGCGATCATGGAGATCGCCAGCGAGGCCGGGCTGGACAGAACCGCAGCCGAAGAGCAGCTCAATTCACCAGAGGCACAGGCGGTCTACGACCAGGACAAGGCTGACGTCGAGGCCAACCAGATCAGCAAGACGCCGACCTTCTTCGTCAATGGCGAGCTGTTGGACCCCTTCGGCATGCAGGAGCTGGTCGACGCCGTTAACCGTGAGGTAGCCGAGGTCTCCGGCGAAGAGGATGCATCATGACACGACGCTGGTTGCTAGTGGGACTGATGGTCCTGAGCCCCGTGTTGGCCGAAGCCCGTGGGCAAGAGCGTGCCGGATTATCACCTGCCAAGCCGGCATCGGACAGGGCACAAGCTATCGCGAAGGTGGGTCGCGTCGCTCAAAAGCTCACCGTGGAACCAGGGGATACCCTGGACGCACTGCTGCAACAGCTTGGCGTGAATACCGAGACGCGCACCCAAGCGGCGACCTCGCTGGCGGAGAGGTTCGACCCGAGACGATTGCGGCCCGGAGATCGTATCACTTTCACCTCTCTGGCGACGGGACAGCCGGTGTCGGTGGCCATCGAGCGTGACTCGGGTATTCAGTACGTCGTCACCCTGGGTGAGCGTCCGTCGACGCGCATTGTCCAGCCTCGCCTCGACACCCTGACCCTGGGTCGTGAAGTAGTCGTCAAGACGTCACTCTATGCCGCCTTGGCGGCTGAGGGGGTACCCAGGCGTTTCGCTGCAGAGCTTGACATGCTGCTGGGCGGACTCATGGACACACGCCGAGATATCTCGGGTGGCGAGCGCCTGCAGTTACTGTGGGAAGAAGATCGCCGTGAGGATGGCACTCGAGTCGGGCCTCCCCGTCTGACCTATATGGGGTTGGCTGACCAGGCGGAGCGGCTGGAGCTAGTATGGCCGGCGGACCAGAGAGCCAGCGTGATGCTCTTCAAGGACGGTAGCCTCCAAGACACCTTGCAGTTCCCGATTCTCGGCGCACGCCTGACATCCCCCTTCGGCAACCGGCGCCATCCCGTGTACGGCGGGGTCCGACGTCATGACGGTATCGATCTTGCCGCGCCTCGCGGCACCCCGGTCATGGCCACTGCGCCGGGGCGCGTCTCCTTCATCGGTCGCCGGGGAGGTTATGGACGTGTTGTCGAGATAAAACATGATACGGGCACCATCAGTCGCTATACGCATCTCAGCCGTTTCGCTGCCAGCCTGGCGGTCGGGGCCCCCATCAAGGCCGGCGACAAACTGGGTGAGGTAGGGGCTTCCGGACTCGCCACGGGGCCCAACCTGCACTACGAAGTGAGAGTGGATGACCGCCCCGTAGATCCCCTCGAGGAAGGGCAGCGCATTATTCTGAGTGAGTCACCCACACGCCAAGAGTATCGCAGCGCACTGTTCGAGGCTCGGACACGTCTGCAAAAAGCCATCGGAACGTCCGCTGCTTCCGGTCTTGCCGCAATGGTGAACTGACAAGCCTTTAGGTGGACTTGCTGTGAAACACGCCTCGGTGGGCACAATGTACCTAGCGTCGCGTGACGCTACAGCCTCAGCGGCACTCACTTCACACGGGCAGGGGTTATGGACGGTGTCTCGCCAGTCACACTGGGGTTTTTAGGCAGCCCCGCCGCCGGCGCGATGATGTATGTCATTAGCCGCGAGATCATTCCCCAGGCCCACCGCAGCGGTCACCAGAACAAGGCGACCCTGGGCTTCTCTATGAAGTTGGTGATCATGCTGTTCCTGAATGTCTCAACTAGGGCACGCTGGGACGCACAGGAGGTTATCCCAAATCGTGAGCGCCTTTGTGGGCTGCCTCACTGATACACAACTGGTGATCACTCAGCACCTCGATGATGCGACAGCTCTCGACCTTGCTGCCGGCGCACTGGCTCACCATCCGCTTGAGCTCGTCACGCAGTGCCGAGAGCCGCTGCAGCCGCGACTCCACTTCCTCCAGGTGATGCTTGGCAACGGCATCGACCTCCTGACAGGGCATGTCGGGCTGGTCGGACATCGCCAGTAGCTCACGCACCGCATCCACCGAGAAGCCAAAGTCTCGGGCATGGCGAATGAAGGTCAGCCGCCTGACAGCTTCTTCGCCATAGCGCCGCTGCCCACCCTCGGTACGCGATGCATCGCCCATCAGCCCGATGCGCTCATAATAGCGCACCGTTTCAGGCTTGCAGCCGGCGCGCCGTGCCAGCTCGCCGATACCGATGGCATGGCTAATCTCCGGCATCCTGATGCTCCTCTCGCATGACTTGAACCTGTAGTTGCTACAGGGATTATGCTTCAAAATAAGATTAAGACATTCGGAGAAGCAACGCCATGACCGAACCAACGCAAAGCACTATCTCGTCGACGCTGACACTGCAGGTGGAAGGCATGGACTGCGGCGGCTGCGAGCGCAAGGTAGAGGCCGCTCTGGGCCGCCTGGAGGGCATCGGGGAGGTGTCGGCCAGTTCGGTCACCGGATCGGTGAGGATTCACCCTCAACAGGATACGACGCCTTCTCATGAGGCGATCGAGCGGATCCTTAACGAGCTCGGCTACCAGCTTGCCACCGATGATGAGGGAGATGAGGCGGATGCCGCTCCGGCCTCTTGGTGGCAGACCGCCAAGGGACGCTTGGTGCTCGTCACGGGGGGGCTGCTGGCTCTGGCCTTCGTTCTCCGCCTGGTCTGGCCTAGCCTAGGCAACTGGCCCTTCGTTGCGGCCACCCTGGTGGGGTTGGTGCCCATTGCACAAGGCGCCTGGGGTGCGCTGAAGATGCGCAACCCCTTCACCATCGAGATGCTGATGAGCATCGCCGCCTTGGGGGCCCTGGCCATCAATGCCGCCGCCGAAGCGGCAGTGGTGGTCTTCCTGTTCGCCGTAGGCGAGTTGCTGGAGGGGGTGGCCGCGTCGAGGGCGCGACGCAGCATCTCGGCCCTGGCGGACCTGACGCCGTCCACGGCGAGGCTGATGGAGGATGGGGATACCCGTGAGGTTTCGGCCGCCTCGCTCACGCCTGGGCAGCGAGTCCTGGTGCGACCGGGCGACCGCGTGCCCTGCGATGGACGTATTCTGACCGGCGAATCCGACCTGGATGAGTCACCGATCAACGGGGAGTCGGTGCCCCGCACGCGGGCGCCGGGGGACGACGTCTTTGCCGGCACGGTCAACCTCGATGCCGCCCTGGAGGTGGAGGTAACCCGCGGCGCCGAGGACAACACCATCGCACGGGTCATCCGCCTGGTGGAGGAGGCCCAGGCCGCCAAGGCGCCGGTGGCACGTTTCATCGACCGCTTCGCTCGCTACTACATGCCGGCGGTGGTGGGGCTCGCCCTGCTGATGGCGGTGGTGCCGCCGCTGGTCTCGACCATGGCCTGGTCGGAATCGATCTATCGCGCCCTGGCCCTGCTGTTGATCGCCTGTCCCTGTGCTCTGGTGATCTCAACCCCCGCGGCGATCGCTGCCGGCCTCTCGGCGGGCGCCCGGCGGGGCCTGCTGATCAAGGGCGGCGCGGTGCTCGAACAGCTGGGTAAGCTGCGGACGGTGGCGCTGGACAAGACCGGCACCCTCACCGCCGGCACCCCCAAGGTCACCGACGTGGAGGACTGGGCCACTGGCCAAGGCACGCAAGAGATCCTGAGGCTGGCGGCTGGGATGGAACGTGACTCCAGCCACCCCATAGCCACGGCCATCCTCGCCCACGCTGAGCAGTTGGGCCTTTCCCTTCCACTGGCGAGTGAGAGCCGCGCCCTGTCGGGCCGAGGGGTCGCCGGTCGGGTCGAGGGGCGTGAGTTGAGCCTGATCACCCCCCGCCACCTGGCAGAGCAGGCCGCTCTCGATCACGACCTGAGCGCTCGGATCGCCGAGCTGGAGGGGGCCGGCAAGAGTCTCGCCGTGCTGGTCGAAGGCGAGCATCCGCTGGGCCTGATCGCCGTGCGCGATGAGCCGCGTGACGATGCCCGGGAGGGGCTGACGGCGCTGTCGCGCCTGGGCGTGCAGGCAGTGATGCTCAGCGGTGACAATGCGCGTACCGCCGCGGCCATCGGTGACAGCCTGGGCATCGAGGCACATGGCGAGCTGATGCCCGAGGACAAGGCCCAGCGCGTTCGTGACTGGCAGGCCGCCGGCCGAGGCCCCGTCGGCAAGGTGGGCGACGGCATCAACGATGCGCCGGCGCTGGCCGCGGCAGAAGTGGGCATCGCCATGGGCGGCGGCACGGATGTGGCACTGGAAACCGCGGATGCGGCGCTGCTCAAGAACCGCGTCGGCGGCATCGCCGAGCTGATCGCCCTGTCCCGAGCCACGCTGCGCAACGTCAAGACCAACGTCGCCCTGGCGCTGGGCCTGAAGGCCATTTTCCTGGTGACCACGGCGCTGGGCATCACCGGCATGTGGATCGCGGTGATGGCGGATACCGGCGCCACCGTGCTGGTGACCCTGAACGCCATGCGGTTGCTGGGTTATCGCTTCTCGCCAGGCAATGCCACGACTGGCTCGG
Above is a window of Halomonas sp. I5-271120 DNA encoding:
- a CDS encoding cation diffusion facilitator family transporter; protein product: MGHHHDHPHIDPTSGDRRVSIAIWANGILTIAQIVGGILAGSLSLIADALHNFSDMAALVIAFAARKIARRPPDSQMTFGYGRIEVVAALINYTTLIIVGIYLIYEGAMRMIDPPEIKGWIVVITGIVALLVDALTALLTWSMQKHSVNIRALFLHNLSDAFASIAVIIGGSLILLYDMRWVDPAITIGIALYILYLAFTEIGGPVRTLMLGSPPDIDGQSVIEALRDVQGVEDVHHVHLWQMQENTAALDCHVVITEAGWRQLEAIKVNIKAQLKARFGIGHSSLEFEHIDHAHQDANLFGHE
- a CDS encoding thioredoxin domain-containing protein, which codes for MLTAIIVIVSRPSLLGMGAETASREGAQAENSLVRAHSPVLGPEEAPVTIVEFFDPACEACRAFYPLTKRILEEYPEKVRLVVRYTPFHGDVSETAIRVLEVARRQDAFQPVLEALLARQSQWAAHGSVDEEAIMEIASEAGLDRTAAEEQLNSPEAQAVYDQDKADVEANQISKTPTFFVNGELLDPFGMQELVDAVNREVAEVSGEEDAS
- a CDS encoding M23 family metallopeptidase, with amino-acid sequence MTRRWLLVGLMVLSPVLAEARGQERAGLSPAKPASDRAQAIAKVGRVAQKLTVEPGDTLDALLQQLGVNTETRTQAATSLAERFDPRRLRPGDRITFTSLATGQPVSVAIERDSGIQYVVTLGERPSTRIVQPRLDTLTLGREVVVKTSLYAALAAEGVPRRFAAELDMLLGGLMDTRRDISGGERLQLLWEEDRREDGTRVGPPRLTYMGLADQAERLELVWPADQRASVMLFKDGSLQDTLQFPILGARLTSPFGNRRHPVYGGVRRHDGIDLAAPRGTPVMATAPGRVSFIGRRGGYGRVVEIKHDTGTISRYTHLSRFAASLAVGAPIKAGDKLGEVGASGLATGPNLHYEVRVDDRPVDPLEEGQRIILSESPTRQEYRSALFEARTRLQKAIGTSAASGLAAMVN
- a CDS encoding helix-turn-helix domain-containing protein; translation: MPEISHAIGIGELARRAGCKPETVRYYERIGLMGDASRTEGGQRRYGEEAVRRLTFIRHARDFGFSVDAVRELLAMSDQPDMPCQEVDAVAKHHLEEVESRLQRLSALRDELKRMVSQCAGSKVESCRIIEVLSDHQLCISEAAHKGAHDLG
- a CDS encoding heavy metal translocating P-type ATPase → MTEPTQSTISSTLTLQVEGMDCGGCERKVEAALGRLEGIGEVSASSVTGSVRIHPQQDTTPSHEAIERILNELGYQLATDDEGDEADAAPASWWQTAKGRLVLVTGGLLALAFVLRLVWPSLGNWPFVAATLVGLVPIAQGAWGALKMRNPFTIEMLMSIAALGALAINAAAEAAVVVFLFAVGELLEGVAASRARRSISALADLTPSTARLMEDGDTREVSAASLTPGQRVLVRPGDRVPCDGRILTGESDLDESPINGESVPRTRAPGDDVFAGTVNLDAALEVEVTRGAEDNTIARVIRLVEEAQAAKAPVARFIDRFARYYMPAVVGLALLMAVVPPLVSTMAWSESIYRALALLLIACPCALVISTPAAIAAGLSAGARRGLLIKGGAVLEQLGKLRTVALDKTGTLTAGTPKVTDVEDWATGQGTQEILRLAAGMERDSSHPIATAILAHAEQLGLSLPLASESRALSGRGVAGRVEGRELSLITPRHLAEQAALDHDLSARIAELEGAGKSLAVLVEGEHPLGLIAVRDEPRDDAREGLTALSRLGVQAVMLSGDNARTAAAIGDSLGIEAHGELMPEDKAQRVRDWQAAGRGPVGKVGDGINDAPALAAAEVGIAMGGGTDVALETADAALLKNRVGGIAELIALSRATLRNVKTNVALALGLKAIFLVTTALGITGMWIAVMADTGATVLVTLNAMRLLGYRFSPGNATTGSASPRYQAATS